The following coding sequences lie in one Lytechinus pictus isolate F3 Inbred unplaced genomic scaffold, Lp3.0 scaffold_20, whole genome shotgun sequence genomic window:
- the LOC135157813 gene encoding uncharacterized protein LOC135157813, producing MHAEVKLVFTNERRGQQHTAGFVGALYGVVTCDCNPSKVVKLQTDAEVRAPVFRIVTLKIPDMVLGLGKFSDDIDSEESDSGSAVVTVTKIICENKNDTLDCGEDLIDIGSAVYGRTEAEICPHSSAKDASAMECNDTDVTTLVRGRCDNETFCEVESSNGQYGDPCHGIFKYLNITYSCKGNLTDQLILPVSPQNDTWVKKYNFGFISLTNVFTKHLRIVPNSNENTYISVSCVVPGCMDVRGIQDIDIPTGCDVITVCSTADITVHGIVRSEKLITGGFLALPNDFLGEEYLIDVYTPKSNIRRAQVAITAIHNDTNVVIECVEPCTIDNQTFFENRTVVLSINELLLFKAGSYGGNLTGTLIRADKSVSVVVGSMGVVIPSWSSKPSLDHGVIIEQLMPVSKWGRVHFVPPFQNATNGWVIRVSAFYHNTNLTLSQCGNGSVQHRVLNRQQFTHVEVAEDMTSLVCLIISDKPVQVMQYMASSTKEEYGDPSMTLVPPVQDYHGNTTFRCNNTGDILQYVDIITSERGKDSLQINGGSVTDLTGHCFNVSEDLKATLGSNFPRVKEYCYFYKQLKNGTYHVTQSDQSERFLVRLYAQSYRVGGAMLAGVSFQNPETMIISTDQPTTIGTTMTTTINATMMSEEQKRASLSARLSSGDFKSFGEAEQAMSDFTDYLGDREELGSIDELVFAFDYFTSVLKRNPLKYATGDNAKSFLNISSDAINVLFADRTNQLLLDSCAKQINLTSTPEDAERELEGLMNDAASLIVNNGSQSFGVSTNNAALEVTSTGQARSSAIATESSVCEGALDLVLDGVHIPCEVLRELGSSASYRINLPHGAEAVARSSCEKYDETKIAVASPLLGVGLISERKVPSFSKNITLTFPITKGEEELMDNNTLCSYWDYNTSNWSSSGCTFDGITDTDGGKMVTCLCDHLTSFAVLLNVSSTQVPPGHEFAMGVISWVGCSLSIVACFFTCFGYAILKLHSDLILIHGNLALAVGGTEIAFLCLNLVQFPSIPCTVVGSLIYYLLLTMFAWMAIEGIHLYLLTFVVWNAERRKIKHYMACGWGVPVVFLIVLLSVQTGELGNQNACFLSLDDLSLLFLMVPIAIIILFNLFVMVRVVRQIAKMADGPTLQSDVKSRVRHGVKAIFVLLPIMGLTWVFAFLAIERASVAFQYIFVISNSFQGVFIFFVHFIRNSEVRHAVKRRRDRWLVSQSRQGDYKVKNTKKTSSSGVDKTSSSLSKSPEQTLTLMNMNTELVYGGDIPDKNGN from the exons TCCACACTCTTCGGCAAAAGATGCTTCTGCCATGGAATGCAATGACACAGACGTAACGACCCTTGTACGTGGACGTTGCGACAATGAAACGTTTTGTGAGGTTGAATCTTCGAATGGTCAATACGGAGACCCATGTCATGGCATCTTCAAGTATTTGAACATCACGTATTCCTGTAAGGGTAATCTTACAGACCAATTGATTCTTCCAG TTTCACCGCAGAACGATACGtgggtaaaaaaatataacttcGGCTTCATCAGTTTAACcaatgttttcacaaaacacCTGAGGATAGTTCccaattcaaatgaaaacactTATATCTCTGTATCATGTGTTGTACCTGGATGTATGGACGTCAGAGGTATTCAAGATATTGATATTCCAACTGGATGCGACGTCATTACAGTATGTTCCACTGCGGACATCACTGTCCATGGTATAGTCCGAAGTGAAAAATTGATAACCGGTGGATTTCTAGCTCTTCCGAATGACTTCCTCGGGGAGGAATACTTGATAGATGTATACACACCGAAGTCAAACATACGTCGTGCCCAAGTCGCAATAACAGCCATTCACAACGACACAAACGTAGTGATCGAATGTGTGGAACCTTGTACTATCGACAATCAAACATTTTTCGAGAATAGGACTGTTGTCCTGAGTATAAATGAGTTACTTCTATTTAAAGCAGGTTCTTATGGCGGTAACCTGACTGGAACCTTGATCAGAGCTGATAAGTCAGTCTCGGTCGTAGTAGGTTCAATGGGTGTAGTCATACCGTCTTGGTCTTCGAAGCCTAGTTTAGACCATGGAGTAATTATAGAACAATTGATGCCTGTCTCAAAGTGGGGGAGGGTCCACTTTGTTCCTCCTTTTCAAAATGCCACAAACGGATGGGTTATTCGTGTTTCGGCGTTCTACCACAATACCAATTTAACCCTGTCTCAGTGTGGGAACGGCAGTGTACAACACCGCGTGCTTAACAGACAACAATTTACTCACGTCGAAGTCGCAGAGGACATGACCAGTCTTGTATGCTTAATAATCTCCGATAAGCCAGTTCAAGTCATGCAATATATGGCAAGTTCTACCAAGGAAGAGTATGGCGATCCGAGTATGACGTTAGTCCCACCAGTGCAAGATTACCATGGGAATACCACATTTCGCTGTAACAATACAGGCGACATTTTGCAATATGTAGATATAATCACATCAGAACGCGGGAAAGACAGTCTTCAAATAAATGGCGGTTCGGTTACTGATCTCACTGGTCATTGCTTCAATGTATCTGAAGATCTAAAGGCGACATTAGGATCCAATTTTCCCAGGGTTAAAGAATACTGTTACTTTTACAAACAGCTAAAGAACGGTACATACCACGTGACTCAGAGTGACCAATCAGAGAGGTTCCTTGTTCGACTCTACGCACAAAGTTATCGTGTTGGAGGAGCGATGCTGGCCGGCGTGTCATTTCAAAATCCTGAAACGATGATCATTAGCACAG ACCAACCTACTACTATTGGCACCACCATGACAACCACAATAAATGCAACCATGATGTCTGAGGAACAAAAACGTGCTTCTCTT TCGGCTCGACTTTCATCAGGAGACTTTAAGTCTTTCGGGGAGGCCGAGCAAGCCATGTCTGATTTCACCGACTACCTCGGCGATCGTGAGGAACTCGGATCCATCGACGAGCTCGTCTTCGCCTTTGATTATTTCACCAGTGTTCTCAAACGCAATCCGCTGAAATACGCCACCGGAGACAATGCGAAGTCGTTCCTCAAT ATTTCTTCTGACGCCATTAATGTGCTTTTCGCGGACCGGACCAATCAACTCTTATTGGATTCGTGTGCAAAGCAG ATCAATCTTACGTCTACCCCTGAGGACGCGGAGAGGGAGCTGGAGGGTCTGATGAATGACGCAGCGAGTCTAATCGTGAATAATGGATCGCAGTCGTTTGGAGTTTCAACTAACAATGCAG CGTTGGAAGTTACATCAACGGGTCAGGCAAGATCTTCGGCGATTGCGACAGAATCTTCTGTTTGTGAGGGCGCCCTAGACCTGGTGCTGGATGGCGTGCATATCCCGTGTGAGGTCCTCCGGGAACTGGGTTCTTCTGCTTCCTACCGTATCAACCTTCCCCATGGAGCGGAGGCTGTGGCCAGATCATCCTGCGAAAAATATGACGAAACAaa GATCGCTGTTGCATCTCCTCTCCTTGGAGTTGGTTTGATATCAGAGAGAAAAGTACCGTCTTTCAGCAAAAACATAACACTCACGTTTCCAATAACGAAAGGAGAG GAGGAATTGATGGATAATAACACTCTTTGTTCGTACTGGGATTACAATACTAG CAACTGGTCCTCTTCGGGGTGCACATTCGATGGGATCACGGACACGGATGGTGGCAAAATGGTCACGTGCCTCTGTGATCACCTGACTAGCTTTGCTGTACTGCTGAACGTGTCTAGTACTCAA GTGCCTCCTGGTCATGAATTTGCCATGGGGGTCATCTCCTGGGTCGGGTGCAGCTTATCAATCGTGGCCTGCTTTTTCACTTGTTTCGGCTACGCCATTCTAAA ACTGCACAGTGATTTGATCCTGATTCATGGGAACCTAGCCCTAGCTGTCGGGGGAACTGAGATTGCATTCTTGTGTCTAAATCTCGTCCAGTTTCCATCG ATACCTTGTACTGTTGTTGGATCTTTGATCTATTATCTACTTTTAACCATGTTTGCTTGGATGGCAATTGAAGGCATTCATCTTTACCTACTTACGTTTGTTGTATGGAACGCCGAACGACGCAAAATCAAGCACTATATGGCATGCGGATGGG GAGTTCCAGTTGTCTTTTTGATTGTGCTACTATCAGTCCAGACTGGAGAGCTGGGAAATCAAAATGC GTGCTTCCTGAGCCTCGATGACCTCAGTCTGTTATTTCTTATGGTGCCCATCGCAATTATCAtccttttcaatttatttgtaatGGTACGGGTCGTACGGCAGATAGCCAAAATGGCCGACGGTCCTACATTACAAAGTGACGTCAAGTCTCGAGTAAG ACACGGCGTGAAGGCTATATTCGTCCTCCTCCCCATCATGGGCTTGACGTGGGTCTTTGCTTTCTTGGCCATCGAGAGGGCGTCTGTCGCCTTCCAATATATTTTCGTCATCTCGAATTCCTTCCAAGGAGTCTTCATATTCTTCGTCCACTTCATAAGGAATTCTGAG GTGCGGCATGCTGTCAAGCGCAGGAGAGACCGGTGGTTGGTGAGCCAGAGCAGACAGGGAGATTACAAGGTCAAGAATACCAAGAAGACATCGAGTTCAGGAGTCGACAAGACAAGTTCATCACTATCCAAATCACCCGAACAGACGCTGACACTCATGAATATGAACACTGAATTGGTCTACGGTGGTGATATTCCTGACAAAAATGGCAACTGA